ATCAGATGGCGTGCGTCACAGAGGGGCGCGGCTTGGGCGTGGCCACTCCCCCTTCTCTGTCTGGCCACGCCCACGCCGTAAGCGACCCCCCCACATTCCCCCCCCTTTACCTGGGTGAGTTGGGGTTGGCCGCCCCTGTCTGCCATCTGAGGGGGCaaagggggcactgggagttactgggagggactgggaaggggggggttgggggtgacTGGGAGTTACTgcgagggggtttgggggttactggaaaggactgggaggagctgggagggggtttggggttactgggaaggactgggaggagctgggagggggtttgggataTACTGGGacgggctgggagggactgggagagggTTCGGgctcactgggagggactgggaggaggtgggagaggttttgggggcactaggaggagctgggaggggagctgggggtgactgggagctactgggagttactgggagtcactgggagacACTGGAGGGGGTTAGGGgtaactgggagtcactgggactcactgagagatactgggagggggtttgggggtcactgggagttactgggagtcacttgGAATGGATTTTgggtaactgggagttactgggagggggtttgggggttactgggagtcactgggacaGGTTTGGGGGTCaatgggaggcactgggagtgcCTGGGGTCAGAGGTCAAAGGTCACCTTGAGGAAGGAAGTTTGGGTCAGGTCGAGCTTGACAATACACTCCacctgggatggggaggggcaAAGGGGAGAGGGCGGGGCTTAACGGGGTAATGGAGGGGTCACAGCGTGTGGCCacgccccccaccccccaacgCCACCCAAAACTCACCACGGCGTCCTCGTCGGGGGAGTTCTCACCGACCACCAAAAGCACGGGGCAGCTAGAGGGGTCAGGGGGTCACCACGGGGTCACGGGGTAAACGGGAGGTCACGGGGTCACGGCGGGGTCACAGGGAAATCACAGGGTCAGGGGGATGTCGTGGGGTCACGTAAGGCCACGGGGCCAGGAGGGGTGAAAGGGGCAAAAGGAGGTCATGAGGGCTCACAGAggggtcatggaggggtcacCGGGAGGTCACGGGGTCATCGCAGGGTCACAGGATCAAGGGGAGGTCGTGGGGTCATGTAGGGTCATGGGGCAATGGGGGGTTATGAGGGCGTCACACAATAAGGAGGGGTCACAGAGGGATCATGTGCGGTGATTGAAGGGTCATGGGGTCACGGTGGGGTCACGGAGGGGGTCacagggtcagggagaggtcATGGGGTCACATAGGGTCATAGGGCAAAGAGGGGTCACAGGGGCAAGGGGGGGTCATAGGGGATGTGTGGGGTCACAGGAGGCGTGGGGGGGTCATGAGGGGTCACAGAAAGGTCATggggtcatggaggggtcaTGGGGTCACAGAGGGAATAGGAGGGTCATGGAGGGGTCATCGGGGTCACTAAGGGATCCTGGATGAGTCATGGGGGTCACAGAGAGTAAGAGGGGTCATGAAGGGTCATGGGTCATGGAGGGGTCAAGGGGGGTCCTGGGGTCACCGGGGGTCACAAGGGGGTCACAGGAGGAGTCAGAGGTCAGGGGTGactcactgcaggctgctggcGCCACTGCGCTGCAGCCTCAGATCCCCACGGCTGGGAAGGGGTTAAACACACCTGGcctctccacagctcccatACGCTGTGGTATAAGTTAAGAGGGGGCATGTGttatttgaaagggagctgagcagtccaagtgagtgggtatgaagatagctcccacaggaaagcagctgcaaatgtgacaccgtgctggctgatagactgcatggtgacctacttactactgtagctggggtctgccttcctgctttcttgtagctcccatactcagtggtataactgaaaaaatacatgttgtgggttaagttataTCACCGCACATGATCCCTCTGTGACCCCTCCTTATTGTGTGACGCCCTCATAACCCCCCATTGCCCCATGACCCTACAGGACCCCACGACCTCCCCTTGATCCTGTGACCCTGCGATGACCCCGTGACCTCCCGgtgacccctccatgaccccTCTGTGAGCCCTCATGACCTCCTTTTGCCCCTTTCACCCCTCCTTGCCCCATGGCCTTACGTGACCCCACGACATCCCCCTGACCCTGTGACCTCCCTGTGACCCCACCGTGACCCCATGACCTCCCGTTTACCCCGTGACCCCTGTGGTGACCCCCTGACCCCTCTAGCTGCCCCGTGCTTTTGGTGGTTGGTCAGAACTCCCCCGACGAGGACGCCGTGGTGAGTTTTGGGTGGGGTTGGTGGGTGGGGTCGTGGCCACACGCTGTGACCCCTCCATTACCCCGTTAAGCCCCGCCCTCTCCCCTttgcccctcccccccccaggTGGAGTGTATTGTCAAGCTCGACCTGACCCAAACTTCCTTCCTCAAGGTGACCTTTGACCTCTGACCCCAGgcactcccagtgcctcccagtgacccccaaacccgtcccagtgactcccagtaacccccaaaccccctcccagtaactcccagttacccAAAATCCATTCcaagtgactcccagtaactcccagtgacccccaaaccccctcccagtatctCTCAGTGAGTCCCActaactcccagttacccccaaccccctccagtgtctcccagtgactcccagtaactcccagtagctcccagtcacccccagctcccctcccagctcctcccagtgacccccaaaacctctcccacctcctcccagtccctcccagtgagcCCGAAccctctcccagtccctcccagcccgtCCCAGTAtatcccaaaccccctcccagctcctcccagtccttcccagtaaccccaaaccccctcccagctcctcccagtcctttccagtaacccccaaaccccctcccagctcctcccagtcacccccaacccccccttcccagtctctcccagtaactcccagtgccccctttGCCCCCCCCCAGATGGCAGACGGGGGCGGCCAACCCCAACTCACCCAGCTAAAGGGGAAGGGAATGTGGGGGAGTGGCTTACGGCGTGGGCGTGGCCTGACAGAGAAGGGGGAGTGGCCACGCCCAAGCCGCGCCCCTGTGACGTCACATGGCcacgcccccccccccgcagccAGCCAAGCTGACCGAGACCTTCAAGTACTTTGTGCAGGGGATGGGCTACAGTGACTGGCTAATGAGCTAATTAGCAGCCTTAATTAGTGCAATTAATGAAGGGGGGGTGGGCAATTAGGGAGGAGCTTAATTAGTTGGTTTGGGGTTAATTGCAGGGTTAATGTATGATGAGATGGCCTTAGAACCACTTTGGGGGGGGTAATTAACCTCATTAATGCACTGTAGGGTGCTAATTAACATCGTTAATGATAGGGGTGGGGGTCTAATTAATAAAGAGGCAGGCTCAGCTAATCAATAAGGGTCTAATTAATTAGTTAGGAGCTTAATTAATTGCTCCTAAGTGGTTCATTAGGTGTTAAATGGATTTAGGGCTGCTTTGGGTTGCTAATTAACATCGTTAATGATGGGGGTGGGGGTCTAATTAATTAAGAGACAGGCTCAGCTAATTAATAAGGGTCTAATTAATTGGGTAGGAGCTTAACTAATTGTTCCTGGTGCTAACTAAATGGTTCATTAGGTGTTAAGTGGACTTAGGGCTGCTTTGGGTTGCTAATTAACATCATTAGTGACATTGGTTGGGGAGTAATTAATTAATAGAAACACTTGGCTAATTAATAAGGGTCTGGTTAGTTAGGGAAGGAGCTGAATTAGTAGCTTCAGGGGTTAATTAAAGCCTTAGTTAATGAGTAAGGCCGCTGTGGTGTGCTAATTAACGTCACTAATGATGTGGGGGGGTCTAATTAACTAAGTGAAGGGCTTGGCTAATTAATAAGGGTCTAATCAATTAGGAGAGGAGCTTAGTTGTTTCAGGGGCTA
Above is a genomic segment from Colius striatus isolate bColStr4 unplaced genomic scaffold, bColStr4.1.hap1 scaffold_34, whole genome shotgun sequence containing:
- the LOC133629193 gene encoding protein NDRG2-like: MGSRCPVLLVVGQNSPDEDAVVECIVKLDLTQTSFLKMADGGGQPQLTQPAKLTETFKYFVQGMGYMAASTMTRLSRSRTASVASSGSAEGERGRSRTLSRGSVGGAPGSP